From the genome of Thermoanaerobaculia bacterium:
AGAGGGGTTGGAAGACGGGTTCGGGCGAGCCGGCCCGCCGGAAGTCGCGAGTCATTCCGTCAGGAGTCCCGCGTCGGCGTCCGCTGGAATCACCTGACGGCGCGGCGAGGCGCGAGCCGGGCGGGATGCGGGCAGGCCGCGCCGCCCACAGGCGTACGGGTCAGTACGTCGAAGGGCGCGCGCGGCCTGTCCGCGCCCGCCCGGCTCGATGCATCGCCGCGCCGACTATTTGATCAATGCCGAGAAGACCGGGAGCATGGCCTTGGCCGCAATCGACGCCGGCGCCTGTGCGGGCGGCGTGATCGAGACGAGCGGCGCCGGAGCGTCCGCCGGAAGCGTCGGGAGCGGCACGCTCTTGCCGCGCGCGTATACGGTGTGGCGGCCGTTCTTCTTGTACCACTCGGCAAGGGTCGCCGAACGGAAGATCTCCTCGACGATCTTGCGCCAGCCCACGCCCGTGTTGTAGGCGCAGAAGGAAATCTCGCCCATCTGGGTCGCATACGGAATGATGCACATCTCGGTGCGTCGGAAGTCGTAGTTGAAGAGGTCCTGGAACCACATCCCCCCGACGAAGAGCACGCGCCAGGCGTAGCGCTTCTTCCGGGCGATCCCCATCTTCCCGCCGGTATGCCCGTCCATGATCTTGACGAGGTCCCACGCGCCGAGATTCCGCGGGAGGTTTTCCGGGCGGAGGTTGCGAAGGATCGACAGAGCGACCTGTCCGGCGGCGACGGCCTTGGACCGGGCGCTGTCGGTGATCCGCTGGAAGTCGAGAAGGAGCTGGTCGACGTTGATGAGCGACGGCACCGGAACGGCTTCTTTGGTCTTCTCGTGGACGAGGAGCATCGTCCCGATGCCGCAGTTGGGATGGCACCCGCACTTCATCGAGCCCCACTCGGCCTCGAGCCCCGTCAGCTGGTCCTTCAGGTCCGAGAACGGGCCGGACGCCGACAGCGGGAACCAGTCCCGCATGACGTCGCCGATCCCCGCCTGATCCTTCACGTCGTGCGCGAGGTGGGAAAGCGTGTAGCGCTGGCGCTTCAGGGTCTCGGCGTCGATGTCCTCGTCGCGGCCGGTGAACGAGACGGGCTGGAAGGAGAGGGCGTTGATCTTGTCGATGTTCTGGATCGCGAAATTCAGGATCGCGCCGACCTGGTCGTTGTTGACGCTGTTGACGATCGTCGTGACGAGCGTCACGTCGATACCGTACTTCTTCAGGTGCTCGACCGCCCGGAGCTTGACGTCGAAGAGG
Proteins encoded in this window:
- a CDS encoding radical SAM protein gives rise to the protein MKKHFYSAIRTAAEGAWRVAERIDRKFPEGSFQPKWAPAPLIKSRERSRPVLGFPRETDSLCPGCVKEVRDRILSGEADWSVLVNSRAGEIKARIVEKDGRIVMEKDCPDHGHFEDVMSTDPAFFARLESLYPGRDYRIPKDGLHDHGSSSIKYGRGAVLTIDLTNRCNMMCNPCFMDANQVGFVHELEWEDVKELLDNAIAIKPKRQLSVQFSGGEPTLSPHFIPAIRYARELGYFSVQCATNGIRFAQEEEFAKEAAEAGLRFAYLQFDGVGNDHNQHRQVGNLFDVKLRAVEHLKKYGIDVTLVTTIVNSVNNDQVGAILNFAIQNIDKINALSFQPVSFTGRDEDIDAETLKRQRYTLSHLAHDVKDQAGIGDVMRDWFPLSASGPFSDLKDQLTGLEAEWGSMKCGCHPNCGIGTMLLVHEKTKEAVPVPSLINVDQLLLDFQRITDSARSKAVAAGQVALSILRNLRPENLPRNLGAWDLVKIMDGHTGGKMGIARKKRYAWRVLFVGGMWFQDLFNYDFRRTEMCIIPYATQMGEISFCAYNTGVGWRKIVEEIFRSATLAEWYKKNGRHTVYARGKSVPLPTLPADAPAPLVSITPPAQAPASIAAKAMLPVFSALIK